The Yersinia intermedia genome window below encodes:
- the rsxD gene encoding electron transport complex subunit RsxD, with protein sequence MKFRPATPTQKKGLQIASSPFTHNQRSTRSIMLLVILACIPGIIAQTYFFGYGNLIQAVLAMATAVLAEGAVLQLRKQPVLIRLQDNSALLTGLLLGISLPPLAPWWMIVLGTLFAIIIAKQLYGGLGQNPFNPAMVGYVVLLISFPVQMTTWLPPLPLQGMPIGFYDTLSTIFTGHTHSGADIHQLQMGYDGVSQATPLDGFKTALRSQSTEQILQQPIFAATLAGIGWQWINIGFLAGGLLLLWRKAIHWHIPVSFLLALAGCAAISWIAAPQSFAPPMLHLFSGATMLGAFFIATDPVSASTTPRGRLIFGALIGILVWLIRVYGGYPDGVAFAVLLANITVPLIDHYTQPRVYGHNRAGK encoded by the coding sequence ATGAAATTCAGGCCAGCAACACCGACCCAGAAAAAAGGGTTGCAAATAGCCAGTTCCCCTTTTACGCACAATCAACGTAGTACCCGCAGTATCATGTTGTTGGTGATTCTGGCCTGCATTCCGGGCATTATTGCCCAGACCTACTTCTTTGGTTATGGCAACCTGATTCAGGCCGTGCTGGCGATGGCTACCGCCGTGCTAGCCGAAGGGGCTGTTTTGCAGTTACGCAAACAACCGGTATTGATACGGTTGCAAGATAACTCCGCCCTGCTTACCGGCTTACTGCTGGGGATAAGCCTGCCCCCCTTGGCCCCTTGGTGGATGATTGTGTTGGGTACGTTGTTTGCTATCATCATCGCTAAACAACTGTATGGCGGCTTGGGGCAAAATCCGTTTAACCCCGCCATGGTTGGCTATGTAGTTCTGCTGATTTCATTCCCAGTACAAATGACCACTTGGCTACCCCCGTTGCCATTACAAGGTATGCCGATTGGTTTTTATGACACACTTTCAACTATCTTTACCGGACATACCCACAGTGGCGCGGATATTCATCAACTCCAGATGGGTTATGATGGTGTCAGTCAGGCGACACCGTTGGATGGTTTTAAAACTGCCCTGCGCTCACAATCCACTGAGCAAATTCTGCAACAACCCATTTTTGCTGCAACGTTAGCGGGTATTGGCTGGCAATGGATTAACATTGGTTTTCTGGCGGGCGGCTTATTGCTGCTGTGGCGTAAAGCGATTCATTGGCACATTCCGGTCAGTTTCTTGTTGGCACTGGCTGGTTGTGCCGCAATCAGTTGGATAGCCGCCCCGCAAAGTTTTGCCCCGCCGATGTTGCATTTGTTTTCCGGTGCCACAATGTTAGGTGCGTTCTTTATAGCCACCGATCCAGTTAGTGCGTCTACCACACCCCGTGGCCGCCTGATTTTTGGGGCATTAATCGGTATTCTGGTGTGGTTAATTCGGGTTTATGGTGGTTATCCCGACGGAGTCGCCTTTGCCGTACTGCTGGCCAATATTACCGTTCCACTGATTGACCACTATACCCAGCCACGGGTTTATGGTCACAACCGCGCCGGTAAATAA
- the rsxG gene encoding electron transport complex subunit RsxG, with protein MLKTMKRHGITLALFAAGATGLTAVVNSLTESTIAHQAALQQKALLDQVVPAENYDNDMQAECYVVTDIALGNLSPHRVYLARLANKPVAAAIETTAPDGYSGAIQLLVGADFHGNVLGSRVMEHHETPGLGDKIDIRISDWISHFSGQHVESEQDKRWAVKKDGGTFDQFTGATITPRAVVRAVKNTTLYLETLPGKLDSLPVCGESQ; from the coding sequence ATGCTAAAAACTATGAAGCGTCACGGCATCACTTTGGCCCTGTTTGCCGCTGGTGCTACCGGATTGACAGCAGTGGTTAACTCACTGACAGAGTCAACCATTGCCCATCAGGCCGCTTTGCAACAGAAAGCGTTGTTGGATCAAGTTGTCCCGGCTGAAAATTATGACAATGATATGCAAGCTGAATGTTACGTTGTCACTGATATTGCGTTGGGTAACCTGTCTCCTCACCGCGTGTATCTGGCACGATTGGCGAATAAACCCGTGGCAGCCGCGATTGAAACCACCGCTCCAGACGGTTATTCCGGTGCTATCCAACTGTTAGTCGGTGCGGATTTCCACGGTAATGTACTCGGCAGTCGGGTGATGGAACATCACGAAACCCCCGGTCTCGGTGATAAGATTGATATTAGAATCTCTGATTGGATTAGCCATTTCAGCGGCCAACATGTCGAGAGTGAACAAGACAAACGCTGGGCAGTGAAGAAAGACGGCGGTACTTTTGATCAATTTACCGGTGCCACCATTACGCCAAGAGCGGTGGTGCGAGCGGTGAAAAATACCACGCTGTATTTGGAAACCTTGCCGGGCAAACTTGATAGTTTGCCCGTCTGTGGAGAGAGTCAATGA
- a CDS encoding electron transport complex subunit E, with translation MSEAKDLLAQGLWKNNSALVQLLGLCPLLAVSSTATNALGLGLATTLVLVCTNTAVSALRRWVPNEIRIPIYVMIIASVVSTVQMLINAYAFGLYQSLGIFIPLIVTNCIVIGRAEAYAAKNPVGLSALDGLAMGLGATCALFVLGSLREILGNGTLFDGADMLLGNWAKVLRIEILHLDSPFLLAMLPPGAFIGLGLLLAGKYIIDEKMKARKAQRVATAPQLQDGDARNAL, from the coding sequence ATGAGTGAAGCAAAAGATCTGTTAGCGCAAGGGCTATGGAAGAATAACTCTGCGTTGGTGCAGCTATTGGGTCTGTGTCCGTTGTTGGCAGTCTCCTCAACGGCCACCAATGCTCTCGGATTGGGATTAGCGACCACACTGGTATTGGTGTGTACCAATACGGCAGTGTCTGCGTTGCGCCGCTGGGTGCCAAATGAAATTCGCATTCCAATCTATGTGATGATCATTGCTTCCGTGGTCAGTACCGTGCAAATGCTGATTAACGCCTATGCCTTTGGGTTATATCAATCCTTGGGAATATTTATCCCATTGATTGTGACTAACTGCATTGTGATTGGCCGGGCGGAAGCTTACGCGGCAAAAAATCCGGTGGGGTTATCTGCTCTGGATGGCCTGGCTATGGGGTTAGGGGCAACCTGCGCGTTATTTGTGCTGGGATCGCTGCGTGAAATTCTGGGGAACGGTACTTTATTCGATGGCGCAGATATGTTGTTAGGCAACTGGGCAAAAGTGCTGCGTATCGAAATTTTGCATCTGGATAGCCCTTTCCTGTTAGCAATGCTGCCACCCGGTGCCTTTATTGGTTTGGGATTGCTATTGGCCGGTAAATATATCATTGACGAAAAAATGAAAGCGCGCAAAGCACAACGAGTGGCGACTGCGCCGCAACTTCAGGACGGAGATGCCCGGAACGCCTTATGA
- the nth gene encoding endonuclease III, with the protein MNKEKRVAILTRLRDNDPHPTTELVYTSPFELLISVLLSAQATDVSVNKATAKLYPVANTPQALLDLGVDGLKSYIKTIGLFNTKAENVIKTCRILLEKHNGEVPEDRAALEALPGVGRKTANVVLNTAFGWPTIAVDTHIFRVCNRTGFAPGSNVDQVEAKLLKVVPAEFKLDCHHWLILHGRYTCIARKPRCGSCIIEDLCEFKEKVYPEH; encoded by the coding sequence ATGAATAAAGAGAAACGTGTCGCAATTCTGACCCGGCTGCGGGACAACGATCCGCACCCCACGACGGAACTGGTCTATACCTCACCTTTTGAGCTGCTTATTTCGGTGTTGCTCTCAGCGCAAGCCACTGATGTCAGCGTCAATAAAGCCACCGCCAAACTTTATCCGGTGGCCAATACCCCGCAAGCCCTGCTTGATCTGGGTGTTGATGGTCTGAAGTCATACATCAAAACTATCGGTCTGTTTAATACTAAAGCCGAAAATGTGATTAAAACCTGCCGCATTTTGCTGGAAAAGCATAATGGCGAGGTGCCTGAAGACAGAGCGGCGCTCGAAGCACTGCCTGGTGTTGGCCGTAAAACGGCGAATGTGGTGTTGAACACGGCTTTTGGTTGGCCAACTATCGCGGTAGATACCCATATATTTCGCGTCTGTAACCGCACCGGCTTTGCTCCCGGTAGCAATGTTGATCAGGTTGAAGCCAAGTTACTCAAGGTGGTTCCGGCTGAATTTAAGCTTGATTGCCATCACTGGCTAATTCTGCATGGTCGCTATACCTGTATTGCCCGCAAACCGCGCTGTGGTTCGTGCATTATTGAAGATTTGTGTGAGTTTAAAGAAAAGGTCTACCCGGAGCATTAA
- a CDS encoding FdhF/YdeP family oxidoreductase: MKFKSAIKPYTGAAGGWGSLEATTRFVLDSKQALKNIRNLLRVNQVKGFDCPGCAWGDDNHSTFSFCENGAKAVSWEATRKAVEPQFFAEHSLTTLRQQSDYFLEYQGRLTHPMRYNPQTDRYQPISWEEALALIAQHINGLDSPDQLELYTSGRASNEASYLYQLFGRMLGTNNFPDCSNMCHEASGTGLKQSIGVGKGTIQMHDFELADAIFVFGQNPGTNHPRMLHSLRHAKDRGARIVSFNTLRERGLERFADPQNPLEMLTPKSSPISSAYFQPNLGGDMAAVRGMVKALLETHRHQLAHGEPGLFDHAFIAVYTQGIEAYLAAVDNTPWAQITQQSGLSEEQIRHAADIYQHAERVIITWAMGITQHKHSVITVRELANLQLLFGQLGKPGAGLCPVRGHSNVQGNRTMGIDEKPTKAMLDRLADHFGFTPPQSAGHNTVEALEAMLRGEVKVLIALGGNLAAAAPDTERTAQALRRCDLTVHISTKLNRSHLITGTDALILPTLGRTERDIQASGSQFITVEDSFSMVHASEGVGKPLAQTQHAETAIVCGIANAVFANKKVKGATLDWLALAADYNLIRDHIAATVPGFDNFNTRCDQPGGFYLGSAAAEMRFATPSGKAEFCAAPLPESLFPQIAGVEAPFVLQTLRSHDQYNTTIYGLDDRYRGVYGQREVLFINPQDLAALALEDGELVEIETLWNDGISRKVSGFKLVSYDIPRGNLAAYYPETNPLVPLSSFGDQTHTPTSKSVPVTIRRWQPPLSQRIA, from the coding sequence ATGAAATTTAAATCAGCAATAAAACCCTATACCGGCGCGGCTGGTGGCTGGGGCTCCCTCGAAGCTACTACGCGCTTTGTCCTGGACAGCAAACAAGCGTTGAAAAATATTCGCAATTTGCTACGGGTCAATCAGGTAAAAGGTTTTGATTGCCCCGGTTGTGCCTGGGGTGACGATAACCACAGCACTTTCAGTTTTTGCGAAAATGGCGCCAAAGCGGTCAGTTGGGAAGCAACCCGCAAAGCAGTGGAACCCCAATTCTTCGCCGAGCACAGTCTGACCACATTGCGCCAGCAGAGTGACTACTTCCTTGAGTACCAGGGGCGGCTCACCCATCCGATGCGTTATAACCCACAAACTGACCGTTACCAACCCATCAGTTGGGAAGAGGCGTTGGCGTTGATCGCTCAGCATATTAATGGATTGGATAGCCCTGATCAGTTGGAGCTGTATACCTCCGGGCGCGCCAGTAATGAAGCCTCTTACCTTTATCAGTTATTTGGCCGCATGTTGGGGACCAATAACTTCCCGGACTGCTCAAACATGTGCCATGAAGCCAGTGGTACCGGATTAAAGCAAAGCATTGGCGTCGGTAAAGGCACCATTCAGATGCATGACTTCGAACTGGCCGATGCTATTTTTGTCTTCGGACAAAATCCGGGGACTAACCACCCCCGCATGTTACACAGCCTCCGTCATGCCAAAGATCGCGGTGCTCGCATTGTTAGTTTCAATACCTTGCGTGAACGCGGTTTGGAGCGTTTTGCCGATCCGCAAAATCCCCTTGAGATGCTGACACCAAAATCCTCCCCTATTAGTTCTGCTTATTTTCAACCTAATTTAGGCGGTGATATGGCGGCGGTGCGCGGCATGGTGAAAGCCTTGTTGGAAACCCATCGCCATCAACTGGCACACGGGGAGCCTGGTTTGTTTGATCACGCCTTTATTGCGGTATATACACAAGGTATAGAGGCGTATCTGGCGGCCGTAGATAACACGCCCTGGGCGCAGATCACCCAACAGTCGGGCCTAAGTGAAGAGCAAATTCGCCATGCCGCTGATATTTATCAACATGCCGAACGCGTTATCATCACCTGGGCGATGGGGATCACTCAGCATAAACATTCAGTGATAACGGTACGTGAATTAGCCAATCTTCAACTGTTGTTTGGTCAGTTAGGCAAGCCCGGCGCGGGGTTATGTCCGGTACGCGGCCACAGTAACGTGCAAGGCAATCGCACGATGGGCATTGATGAAAAACCCACAAAAGCCATGCTGGATCGTTTGGCCGACCATTTTGGTTTCACCCCACCACAAAGTGCAGGTCATAACACCGTGGAAGCCCTTGAGGCAATGTTGCGCGGCGAAGTAAAAGTGCTGATTGCCCTTGGGGGGAACCTGGCAGCGGCGGCACCGGATACTGAGCGTACTGCGCAAGCGTTACGCCGTTGCGATCTGACCGTTCATATCAGTACTAAGCTAAATCGCAGTCACCTGATAACCGGCACTGATGCCTTGATTTTACCCACTCTGGGCCGCACCGAGCGCGATATACAAGCCAGCGGTTCACAATTCATTACGGTAGAAGATTCTTTCAGTATGGTGCACGCCTCTGAAGGTGTTGGGAAGCCATTGGCGCAAACCCAGCACGCTGAAACCGCCATTGTTTGTGGCATTGCTAATGCGGTTTTCGCTAACAAAAAGGTTAAGGGTGCAACGCTGGACTGGCTGGCATTAGCCGCTGACTACAACCTGATCCGTGACCATATTGCCGCCACCGTACCAGGCTTTGATAATTTCAATACGCGCTGTGATCAACCCGGTGGTTTCTATCTGGGCAGCGCCGCTGCTGAAATGCGTTTTGCTACCCCAAGTGGTAAAGCTGAATTTTGCGCAGCTCCCCTGCCAGAGAGTCTATTCCCGCAGATTGCCGGGGTTGAAGCGCCGTTTGTGTTACAAACATTACGCTCTCATGATCAATATAACACCACCATTTATGGTCTCGACGATCGCTACCGGGGTGTCTATGGTCAGCGAGAAGTTCTGTTCATTAACCCGCAAGATTTGGCAGCATTGGCATTAGAAGATGGCGAGTTGGTGGAAATAGAAACCCTATGGAATGATGGAATTAGCCGTAAAGTCAGTGGATTCAAGTTGGTAAGTTATGATATCCCGCGCGGTAATCTCGCCGCATACTATCCTGAAACTAACCCACTGGTGCCCTTATCCAGTTTTGGTGATCAAACCCACACCCCAACATCAAAATCAGTGCCCGTGACCATTCGACGCTGGCAACCACCGCTGTCACAGCGGATTGCCTGA
- a CDS encoding exoribonuclease II: MFQDNPLLAQLKQQLHTQTPRVEGVVKGTEKGFGFLEVDGQKSYFIPPPQMKKVMHGDRIIATLHTDKDREIAEPETLVEPFLSRFVGRVQRKDDRLSIVPDHPLLRDAIQCRPDRELTHDFQNGDWAVAEMRRHPLKGDRAFNADLTAFITNGEDHFVPWWVTLARHNLEREAPVMVESALPDCDLAREDLTALHFVTIDSNSTEDMDDALYVEDNGDGSLLLTIAIADPTAYVDENSELDLIARKRAFTNYLPGFNIPMLPRHLSDNLCSLRPNERRPVLVCRVTIAADGALGDDIRFSSAWVESKAKLVYDKVSDWLDGNMGWQPPDADIAEQILLLKRVCEARSNWRQEHALVFKDRPDYRFLLGEKGEVLDIIVEHRRIANRIVEECMIAANVCAAIALRDNLGFGIYNVHTGFDPALVEQAATVLQANGVEADPQALLTLPGFCELRRHLDALPTQFLDSRIRRFQTFAEISTVPGPHFGLGLEAYATWTSPIRKYGDMVNHRLLKAIITGQQAEKPQDEITVQLAERRRLNRMAERDVGDWLYARYLQPQAGTDTRFPAEIIDVTRGGLRVRLLDNGAVAFIPAPFIHAVRDEMVCSQETGTVQIKGETVYSQSDKIEVRIAEVRMETRNVVARPVV, encoded by the coding sequence ATGTTTCAAGATAACCCGCTGCTGGCGCAGCTAAAACAGCAACTTCACACTCAGACCCCGCGCGTTGAAGGCGTGGTTAAAGGTACTGAGAAAGGCTTTGGCTTTCTTGAGGTAGATGGGCAGAAAAGTTATTTTATTCCGCCGCCGCAGATGAAGAAAGTCATGCACGGCGATCGGATTATTGCCACCTTGCACACGGATAAAGATCGTGAAATTGCTGAGCCAGAAACATTGGTCGAGCCATTTTTATCCCGCTTTGTCGGTCGCGTACAACGAAAAGATGATCGTCTGTCTATTGTGCCGGACCACCCATTGCTGCGTGATGCCATCCAATGTCGTCCAGACCGTGAGTTAACCCACGATTTCCAAAACGGTGATTGGGCCGTGGCTGAAATGCGCCGCCACCCATTAAAAGGCGACCGCGCTTTTAATGCTGATCTGACGGCATTTATTACCAATGGTGAAGATCATTTCGTGCCTTGGTGGGTGACATTAGCTCGCCATAATCTGGAGCGTGAAGCCCCGGTTATGGTCGAATCCGCCTTGCCAGACTGCGACTTAGCACGCGAAGATCTGACCGCTCTTCATTTTGTCACTATCGACAGCAACAGCACCGAAGATATGGATGATGCGTTGTATGTAGAAGACAATGGTGACGGTTCCCTGCTGTTGACCATTGCCATTGCGGACCCAACGGCCTATGTTGATGAAAACAGTGAGTTAGATTTAATCGCCCGTAAACGTGCATTTACTAACTATCTGCCTGGCTTCAACATCCCGATGCTGCCACGCCACTTGTCTGACAACCTCTGCTCATTGCGGCCAAATGAGCGCCGCCCGGTATTGGTATGCCGTGTGACTATCGCCGCTGATGGGGCGTTAGGTGATGATATTCGCTTCTCCTCCGCTTGGGTCGAGTCTAAGGCCAAACTGGTTTATGACAAGGTTTCTGACTGGTTGGACGGCAACATGGGTTGGCAGCCACCTGATGCGGATATTGCCGAGCAAATTCTATTACTGAAACGGGTTTGCGAAGCGCGTAGCAACTGGCGTCAAGAGCATGCGCTGGTGTTTAAAGACCGCCCAGATTACCGCTTCCTATTGGGTGAGAAAGGCGAAGTGCTGGATATCATCGTTGAGCACCGCCGTATTGCTAACCGTATTGTTGAAGAGTGCATGATTGCCGCCAACGTCTGTGCTGCTATTGCGTTACGCGATAATTTGGGCTTTGGCATTTATAACGTGCATACCGGTTTTGATCCGGCCTTGGTTGAACAGGCAGCGACCGTGTTGCAAGCCAATGGTGTCGAGGCTGACCCCCAGGCTCTGCTGACCCTGCCGGGCTTCTGCGAGTTGCGCCGCCATCTCGATGCGTTGCCAACCCAGTTCCTCGACAGCCGTATCCGCCGCTTCCAAACCTTTGCCGAAATCAGCACCGTTCCCGGCCCACACTTTGGTTTAGGGCTAGAGGCCTATGCCACTTGGACTTCACCTATTCGTAAATACGGTGATATGGTCAATCATCGCCTGCTCAAAGCTATTATTACCGGCCAGCAAGCAGAGAAACCACAAGATGAGATAACCGTGCAGTTGGCTGAGCGCCGCCGCCTGAACCGCATGGCTGAACGCGATGTCGGTGACTGGCTGTATGCCCGTTATCTACAACCTCAAGCCGGTACTGATACCCGCTTCCCGGCGGAAATCATTGATGTCACCCGTGGTGGCCTGCGTGTTCGTTTGCTGGATAATGGCGCTGTGGCCTTTATCCCTGCACCGTTTATTCATGCAGTACGTGATGAAATGGTCTGTAGTCAGGAAACAGGTACCGTGCAAATTAAAGGTGAAACGGTTTATAGCCAAAGCGATAAAATCGAAGTGCGTATTGCCGAAGTTCGCATGGAAACTCGCAATGTGGTGGCCCGCCCGGTGGTTTGA
- a CDS encoding carbon starvation CstA family protein — protein sequence MKNVKTVVIWLTVALIGAFAFAMLAISRGEHVNAIWLVIASVACYSIAYRFYSLFIAKNVFELDDRRLTPAERRNDGLDYVPTNKWVLFGHHFAAIAGAGPLVGPILAAQMGFLPGTIWILVGVMMAGAVQDFLILFISTRRDGRSLGEMAKQELGAFAGVITMLGALGVMIIILSALALVVVKALADSPWGLFTIAATIPIALFMGVYMRFIRPGKIAEVSLIGFVLMMSAIIYGGNIAAHPYWGPFFTLHGTTLTWVLVIYGFIASVLPVWLLLAPRDYLSTFLKIGVIIGLAIGIVFAMPEMKMPAVTRFIDGSGPVFSGSLFPFLFITIACGAISGFHALVASGTTPKLIERESHTRFIGYGAMLMESFVAIMALICASVIDPGVYFAMNSPAALIGTTVESASLAISSWGFVVTPETLAMIAKDVGENTILSRAGGAPTFAVGMAHIISEIFNSRNMMAFWYHFAILFEAMFILTAVDAGTRACRFMVQDLVGVVVPSLANNRSWFGNLSGTTVAVACWGFFVYQGVVDPLGGINTLWPLFGIGNQMLASMALILGTVVLFKMKKQRYAWVTILPTIWLFITSMTAGWQKIFHEKPSIGFLAQAKKFSAGVEQGVLIAPAKSIKDMETIVFNNQINAALCAFFMLVAVTMLISSFFVVRRALKSSKPTTHETEIVLREEIARG from the coding sequence ATGAAGAACGTCAAGACTGTCGTCATATGGCTGACCGTGGCGTTAATTGGTGCATTTGCCTTTGCCATGCTGGCAATCAGCCGCGGTGAGCATGTCAATGCCATCTGGTTGGTGATCGCCTCAGTGGCGTGTTACAGCATCGCTTACCGCTTTTACAGCCTGTTTATTGCCAAGAATGTGTTTGAGTTGGATGACCGCCGTCTAACACCTGCTGAGCGGCGCAATGATGGTCTGGATTATGTCCCGACCAATAAATGGGTGCTATTCGGTCACCACTTTGCGGCGATTGCCGGTGCCGGGCCGTTAGTCGGGCCAATACTGGCCGCACAGATGGGCTTCTTACCGGGGACTATTTGGATTTTGGTCGGGGTGATGATGGCTGGTGCGGTACAGGATTTCTTGATCCTGTTTATCTCTACCCGCCGCGATGGCCGTTCTCTGGGGGAGATGGCAAAACAAGAGTTGGGCGCTTTTGCCGGGGTTATTACCATGCTGGGTGCGCTAGGGGTGATGATTATCATCTTGTCCGCGCTAGCATTAGTGGTGGTTAAAGCCTTAGCTGACAGCCCATGGGGCTTGTTCACCATTGCCGCGACTATCCCGATCGCACTGTTTATGGGCGTTTATATGCGCTTTATCCGCCCAGGTAAAATCGCGGAAGTATCCTTAATTGGTTTCGTACTGATGATGTCCGCAATTATTTACGGCGGCAATATTGCGGCTCACCCTTATTGGGGGCCATTCTTTACCTTACACGGCACCACCCTGACCTGGGTGCTGGTTATCTACGGTTTTATCGCCTCAGTGCTGCCAGTGTGGTTGTTGCTGGCACCACGGGACTATCTGTCGACCTTCCTGAAGATCGGCGTCATTATTGGTCTGGCCATCGGTATTGTCTTTGCCATGCCTGAAATGAAAATGCCTGCCGTCACACGTTTTATTGATGGCAGCGGCCCGGTATTCTCCGGTAGCCTGTTCCCGTTCCTGTTTATTACCATCGCTTGCGGGGCTATTTCGGGCTTCCACGCCTTGGTTGCCAGTGGCACCACACCAAAACTGATTGAGCGTGAAAGTCACACTCGCTTTATCGGCTATGGCGCGATGCTGATGGAGTCCTTTGTCGCCATCATGGCGCTAATTTGTGCCTCGGTTATCGATCCCGGTGTCTATTTCGCCATGAACTCTCCGGCGGCGTTGATTGGCACCACAGTAGAAAGCGCCTCTCTGGCCATTAGCAGTTGGGGGTTTGTAGTTACACCTGAAACCCTGGCCATGATTGCCAAAGATGTTGGCGAGAACACCATTTTATCCCGTGCAGGTGGTGCCCCCACTTTCGCCGTCGGGATGGCGCATATTATCAGTGAGATATTTAACAGCCGCAATATGATGGCCTTCTGGTATCACTTTGCCATTCTATTTGAAGCCATGTTTATTCTGACCGCCGTGGATGCCGGTACCCGCGCCTGCCGCTTTATGGTGCAGGATTTGGTGGGTGTGGTGGTGCCGAGTCTGGCAAATAACCGCTCATGGTTTGGTAACTTGTCCGGTACCACCGTGGCGGTCGCCTGCTGGGGCTTCTTTGTTTATCAAGGTGTAGTTGACCCACTAGGGGGGATCAATACCTTGTGGCCACTGTTCGGTATCGGTAACCAGATGCTGGCATCGATGGCGCTGATTTTAGGGACTGTCGTCCTGTTTAAAATGAAGAAGCAACGCTATGCTTGGGTAACCATCCTGCCAACGATTTGGCTGTTTATTACCTCAATGACTGCGGGCTGGCAGAAGATTTTCCATGAAAAACCGAGTATTGGCTTCCTGGCGCAAGCGAAGAAATTCTCAGCCGGGGTTGAACAAGGGGTTCTGATTGCCCCCGCCAAAAGCATTAAAGACATGGAAACTATTGTGTTCAACAACCAGATCAATGCCGCCTTATGTGCATTCTTTATGCTGGTGGCAGTGACCATGCTGATTTCATCTTTCTTTGTGGTCCGTCGTGCGCTGAAATCCAGCAAACCGACCACTCATGAGACTGAAATTGTCTTGCGTGAGGAGATTGCTCGTGGTTAA
- a CDS encoding YbdD/YjiX family protein, which yields MVNAGIPFRTRTGLATTPRLITRCIPLVPVAVQPTDLRAWLRLIAHRVAQSFRLMVGVQDYGNYVNHMRRHHPDTAPMTEREFHRYCLDARFPSKAGKLGKCPC from the coding sequence GTGGTTAATGCAGGCATACCGTTTCGCACCCGAACAGGTTTAGCAACCACGCCGCGCCTGATTACGCGTTGTATACCGCTGGTTCCTGTGGCTGTCCAGCCGACAGATCTGCGGGCCTGGTTGCGCCTTATCGCACACCGCGTGGCACAAAGCTTTCGCCTGATGGTGGGAGTACAGGATTACGGTAATTATGTTAATCATATGCGCCGGCATCATCCTGACACCGCACCGATGACCGAACGGGAATTCCACCGTTATTGTCTGGATGCCCGCTTCCCCAGCAAGGCGGGCAAACTGGGGAAATGCCCTTGCTAG
- the fsa gene encoding fructose-6-phosphate aldolase codes for MELYLDTADVAAVKRLARVLPLQGVTTNPTILAKAGKPIWEVLPALRDALGGTGKLFAQVLANDSELMVSEAIMLSKRIPGLVIKIPATAEGLAAIKQLKGMSIPTLGTAVYGAGQGLLSALAGAEYVAPYVNRLDAQGGDGIAMVRELQQLLTLHAPGAKVLAASFRTPRQVLDCLLAGCQSVTIPVDVAEQFISAPAVKAAVEQFEQDWQGAFGSPILS; via the coding sequence ATGGAGCTTTATCTTGATACCGCAGATGTCGCCGCAGTAAAACGCCTGGCGCGTGTATTGCCATTACAGGGGGTCACTACCAACCCGACTATTCTGGCAAAGGCGGGCAAACCTATCTGGGAGGTGTTACCTGCGTTGCGTGATGCTCTGGGCGGTACCGGTAAACTTTTCGCACAAGTGCTGGCCAATGACAGCGAACTGATGGTGTCCGAGGCAATTATGCTGTCAAAGCGCATCCCTGGTTTGGTTATCAAAATTCCCGCCACCGCTGAAGGATTGGCTGCTATTAAGCAATTGAAAGGGATGTCGATTCCCACATTAGGTACCGCCGTATATGGTGCCGGGCAAGGGCTGCTGTCTGCATTGGCAGGGGCTGAATATGTCGCCCCCTATGTTAACCGACTGGATGCACAAGGCGGTGATGGTATTGCGATGGTCCGTGAATTACAGCAATTGTTAACCTTACATGCTCCAGGTGCTAAAGTGCTGGCCGCCAGCTTCCGCACGCCGCGTCAGGTTCTGGATTGCCTGTTGGCGGGCTGTCAGTCGGTCACCATACCGGTGGATGTGGCAGAACAATTTATTAGCGCGCCTGCGGTAAAAGCGGCAGTAGAACAATTTGAACAAGATTGGCAGGGCGCATTTGGCTCGCCAATCTTGAGCTAG